The following proteins are co-located in the Vigna angularis cultivar LongXiaoDou No.4 chromosome 2, ASM1680809v1, whole genome shotgun sequence genome:
- the LOC108329180 gene encoding THO complex subunit 4D isoform X3, giving the protein MASSLDMSLDDRIKNRSNRGGRGRGGRGRAQSGRGLSGSLNGGRMAGAVNGRRMTGAGNGGRTSGAVRRGPLMVNTRPSSYAIAKSIRRTRPFPWQHDLFEDSLRAAGIQGVEVGTKLYVSNLDHGVTNEDIRELFSELGELKRYAVHYDKNGHPSGSAEVVYTRRSDAFAALKRYNNVLLDGKPMKIEIVGSNAELPVSARVNVTGVNGRRKRTVVMTVVVFGCRFDRQPRRILLPLFLRMCLVYYFHVSHEMRILEPASVLPKIFQRPKILFYGSTTKINPWFQWQKEIATS; this is encoded by the exons ATGGCTTCTTCCTTGGATATGTCACTTGATGATAGAATAAAGAACAGAAGTAACAGAGGAGGTAGAGgtagaggaggacgtggcagaGCCCAGTCTGGCCGTGGGCTAAGCGGGTCTCTTAATGGTGGAAGAATGGCCGGTGCTGTTAATGGTAGAAGAATGACTGGTGCTGGTAATGGTGGAAGAACATCTGGTGCTGTTCGTAGAGGTCCTCTTATGGTTAACACTCGGCCATCATCATATGCTATTGCCAAG TCTATTCGCAGAACTAGGCCATTTCCATGGCAGCATGATTTGTTTGAAGATAGCTTAAGAGCTGCAGGAATTCAAGGAGTAGAAGTTGGCACCAAGTTATATGTTTCCAACTTGGATCATGGAGTAACCAATGAAGACATAAGG GAACTTTTCTCTGAGCTTGGAGAGTTGAAGCGTTATGCTGTTCATTATGACAAAAATGGACATCCAAGT GGTTCGGCTGAAGTTGTTTATACTAGAAGAAGTGATGCATTTGCTGCTCTTAAACGATATAATAATGTGCTTCTGGATGGAAAGCCCATGAAGATTGAGATTGTTGGTTCCAATGCAGAATTGCCCGTAAGTGCTCGGGTGAATGTCACTGGGGTGAATGGACGTAGGAAGAGGACTGTTGTAATGAC TGTTGTCGTTTTTGGGTGCAGATTTGATAGACAACCAAGACGCATCTTACTACCCCTATTTTT GAGAATGTGCTTGGTTTACTATTTTCATGTCAGCCACGAAATGAGAATCTTAGAGCCTGCCTCTGTTCTTCCTAAAATATTCCAGCGGCCTAAAATATTGTTCTATGGATCAACCACCAAGATAAACCCATGGTTTCAATGGCAGAAAGAAATTGCTACCAGTTGA
- the LOC108329180 gene encoding THO complex subunit 4D isoform X1 produces MASSLDMSLDDRIKNRSNRGGRGRGGRGRAQSGRGLSGSLNGGRMAGAVNGRRMTGAGNGGRTSGAVRRGPLMVNTRPSSYAIAKSIRRTRPFPWQHDLFEDSLRAAGIQGVEVGTKLYVSNLDHGVTNEDIRELFSELGELKRYAVHYDKNGHPSGSAEVVYTRRSDAFAALKRYNNVLLDGKPMKIEIVGSNAELPVSARVNVTGVNGRRKRTVVMTVVVFGCRFDRQPRRILLPLFLPRGGPAGGRAIPNRGAGWGRRGGTRSGNGRGRGGGGRGRGNGRGGGRGRGRKDAVEKSAAELDKELETYHAEAMNIS; encoded by the exons ATGGCTTCTTCCTTGGATATGTCACTTGATGATAGAATAAAGAACAGAAGTAACAGAGGAGGTAGAGgtagaggaggacgtggcagaGCCCAGTCTGGCCGTGGGCTAAGCGGGTCTCTTAATGGTGGAAGAATGGCCGGTGCTGTTAATGGTAGAAGAATGACTGGTGCTGGTAATGGTGGAAGAACATCTGGTGCTGTTCGTAGAGGTCCTCTTATGGTTAACACTCGGCCATCATCATATGCTATTGCCAAG TCTATTCGCAGAACTAGGCCATTTCCATGGCAGCATGATTTGTTTGAAGATAGCTTAAGAGCTGCAGGAATTCAAGGAGTAGAAGTTGGCACCAAGTTATATGTTTCCAACTTGGATCATGGAGTAACCAATGAAGACATAAGG GAACTTTTCTCTGAGCTTGGAGAGTTGAAGCGTTATGCTGTTCATTATGACAAAAATGGACATCCAAGT GGTTCGGCTGAAGTTGTTTATACTAGAAGAAGTGATGCATTTGCTGCTCTTAAACGATATAATAATGTGCTTCTGGATGGAAAGCCCATGAAGATTGAGATTGTTGGTTCCAATGCAGAATTGCCCGTAAGTGCTCGGGTGAATGTCACTGGGGTGAATGGACGTAGGAAGAGGACTGTTGTAATGAC TGTTGTCGTTTTTGGGTGCAGATTTGATAGACAACCAAGACGCATCTTACTACCCCTATTTTT GCCTAGAGGTGGACCAGCTGGAGGTCGTGCTATTCCTAATCGTGGTGCTGG TTGGGGACGTCGTGGTGGCACAAGGAGTGGCAATGGTCGGGGTAGAGGTGGTGGAGGTCGTGGTCGTGGCAACGGTCGAGGTGGAGGTCGAGGCCGTGGTAGAAAAGACGCCGTTGAGAAGTCAGCAGCAGAACTTGACAAAGAACTGGAGACCTATCACGCTGAGGCCATGAACATCTCTTGA
- the LOC108326848 gene encoding uncharacterized protein LOC108326848 — protein MSASCGVVECVFVLGCARWLWKRCTYVGNYDSATWPAATADEFDPVPRVCRLILANYDPDLRNPQYYKPAPGHRLNPDWLEKRVTYEDTLGHAPPYLIYLDHEHKEIVLAVRGLNLVNESDYKVLLDNRLGQQMFDGGYVHRGLLKSAQWLLNRESETLKRLWLENGSEYDMVFTGHSLGSGVVSLLTILVVNHRDGLGGIPKEKIRCYAVAPARCMSLNLAVKYANVIHSVVLQDDFLPRTPTPLEDIFKSIFCLPCLLLLVCLRDTFIPEGRKLRDPRRLYAPGRMYHIVERKFCRCGRFPPEVRTAIPVDGRFEHIVLSCNATSDHGIIWIEREAEKALQLMKGKSSETVTEPPTVQKFERLKTIEKEHRDALERAVSLNVPHAVDSAEEETAEKNEGEEASDSGNNNVSSTQSKSSDRRSNWDEVVEKLLKKSKTVELNHE, from the exons ATGTCGGCCTCATGCGGGGTGGTGGAGTGCGTCTTCGTGCTGGGCTGCGCTAGGTGGCTCTGGAAGCGCTGCACCTACGTTGGAAACTACGACAGCGCCACGTGGCCAGCCGCCACCGCTGACGAGTTTGACCCGGTGCCGCGTGTCTGCCGCCTCATCCTCGCCAACTACGACCCCGATCTCCGAAATCCCCAGTACTACAAGCCCGCCCCCGGTCACCGCCTGAACCCGGACTGGCTCGAGAAGCGCGTGACCTACGAGGACACGCTCGGACACGCGCCGCCCTACCTCATCTACCTCGACCACGAGCACAAGGAGATCGTGCTGGCGGTGCGTGGCCTCAACCTGGTCAATGAGAGTGACTACAAAGTCCTACTTGATAACCGGTTGGGGCAGCAGATGTTCGACGGTGGGTACGTACACCGTGGGCTGCTGAAGTCGGCGCAGTGGCTGCTGAATAGGGAGTCGGAGACACTGAAGCGATTGTGGTTGGAGAACGGTTCCGAATATGATATGGTGTTCACGGGACACTCTTTGGGTTCTGGGGTGGTGTCGTTGTTGACGATTTTGGTTGTGAACCATAGGGATGGTTTGGGTGGGATTCCTAAGGAGAAGATTCGGTGTTACGCGGTTGCTCCTGCCAGGTGTATGTCCCTCAATTTGGCTGTCAAGTATGCCAATGTCATTCATTCTGTTGTTTTGCAG GATGATTTCTTGCCAAGAACGCCCACTCCGTTGGAAGATATATTCAAATCTATATTCTG TTTGCCCTGCTTATTGTTGTTGGTTTGCCTGAGAGACACTTTCATACCTGAGGGTAGAAAGCTTAGAGATCCAAGGAGACTTTATGCGCCTGGACGAATGTACCATATTGTTGAGAGAAAATTTTGCAG ATGTGGGAGATTTCCTCCTGAAGTGAGGACTGCTATTCCTGTTGATGGAAGATTTGAGCATATCGTCTTGTCGTGTAATGCAACATCAGATCATGGAATTATTTGGATTGAAAGGGAGGCCGAGAAAGCCTTGCAA TTGATGAAGGGGAAGAGCTCTGAAACTGTGACAGAGCCTCCAACGGTACAAAAGTTCGAGAGGTTGAAGACCATAGAGAAAGAACATAGAGATGCTTTGGAAAGGGCTGTTAGCTTAAACGTGCCTCATGCAGTGGACTCTGCAGAGGAAGAAACGGCGGAGAAGAATGAAGGTGAAGAAGCATCGGATAGTGGAAACAATAACGTGTCAAGTACCCAATCAAAATCCAGTGATAGAAGATCAAACTGGGATGAGGTTGTTGAAAAACTCCTAAAGAAGAGTAAAACGGTAGAACTAAATCATGAATGA
- the LOC108329180 gene encoding THO complex subunit 4D isoform X2 has translation MASSLDMSLDDRIKNRSNRGGRGRGGRGRAQSGRGLSGSLNGGRMAGAVNGRRMTGAGNGGRTSGAVRRGPLMVNTRPSSYAIAKSIRRTRPFPWQHDLFEDSLRAAGIQGVEVGTKLYVSNLDHGVTNEDIRELFSELGELKRYAVHYDKNGHPSGSAEVVYTRRSDAFAALKRYNNVLLDGKPMKIEIVGSNAELPVSARVNVTGVNGRRKRTVVMTPRGGPAGGRAIPNRGAGWGRRGGTRSGNGRGRGGGGRGRGNGRGGGRGRGRKDAVEKSAAELDKELETYHAEAMNIS, from the exons ATGGCTTCTTCCTTGGATATGTCACTTGATGATAGAATAAAGAACAGAAGTAACAGAGGAGGTAGAGgtagaggaggacgtggcagaGCCCAGTCTGGCCGTGGGCTAAGCGGGTCTCTTAATGGTGGAAGAATGGCCGGTGCTGTTAATGGTAGAAGAATGACTGGTGCTGGTAATGGTGGAAGAACATCTGGTGCTGTTCGTAGAGGTCCTCTTATGGTTAACACTCGGCCATCATCATATGCTATTGCCAAG TCTATTCGCAGAACTAGGCCATTTCCATGGCAGCATGATTTGTTTGAAGATAGCTTAAGAGCTGCAGGAATTCAAGGAGTAGAAGTTGGCACCAAGTTATATGTTTCCAACTTGGATCATGGAGTAACCAATGAAGACATAAGG GAACTTTTCTCTGAGCTTGGAGAGTTGAAGCGTTATGCTGTTCATTATGACAAAAATGGACATCCAAGT GGTTCGGCTGAAGTTGTTTATACTAGAAGAAGTGATGCATTTGCTGCTCTTAAACGATATAATAATGTGCTTCTGGATGGAAAGCCCATGAAGATTGAGATTGTTGGTTCCAATGCAGAATTGCCCGTAAGTGCTCGGGTGAATGTCACTGGGGTGAATGGACGTAGGAAGAGGACTGTTGTAATGAC GCCTAGAGGTGGACCAGCTGGAGGTCGTGCTATTCCTAATCGTGGTGCTGG TTGGGGACGTCGTGGTGGCACAAGGAGTGGCAATGGTCGGGGTAGAGGTGGTGGAGGTCGTGGTCGTGGCAACGGTCGAGGTGGAGGTCGAGGCCGTGGTAGAAAAGACGCCGTTGAGAAGTCAGCAGCAGAACTTGACAAAGAACTGGAGACCTATCACGCTGAGGCCATGAACATCTCTTGA
- the LOC108327926 gene encoding glucan endo-1,3-beta-glucosidase 2: protein MAKHFLLLLLLAVYVAATDEEPFIGVNIGRDLSDMPHPTQVVALLKAQQIRHVRLYDADQAMLIALANTGIQVAVSVPNEEILAIGQSNTTAAKWVSRNVVAHYPATNITSICVGSEVLTALPNAAKVLVSALKFIHSALLASNIDHQIKVSTPLSSSMILDSFPPSQAFFNRSLNPVLVPMFDFLQTTGSFLMLNTYPYYDYMKSDGVFPLDYALFKPLPPNKEVIDSNTLLHYSNVFDSVIDAAYFAMAFLNYTNIPVVVSETGWPSKGDSNEPDATVENANTYNSNLIKHVLNVTGTPKHPGIGVSTYIYELYNEDAKAGSLSEKNWGLFDANGKPIYVLRLTESGGVLANDTTNQTYCVAKDGADPKMLQAGIDWACGPGKVDCSPLLQGQLCYEPDNVVAHANYAFDTYYHQMGKSPQACDFNDMATISTTNPSHGSCVFPGSLGKNGTFPNVTLSSMNSTNSDSSAWNIHHGELGIRNPVMMIVVLLMGVVWL from the exons ATGGCCAagcactttcttcttcttcttcttcttgcagTATATGTCGCTGCAACTGATGAAG AACCATTCATTGGGGTGAACATTGGAAGAGATCTCTCAGATATGCCTCACCCCACTCAAGTAGTGGCATTACTTAAAGCTCAGCAAATTCGACATGTTAGGTTGTATGATGCTGACCAAGCCATGCTCATTGCCCTTGCAAACACAGGAATACAAGTTGCCGTGTCTGTTCCTAATGAAGAGATCCTAGCAATTGGTCAATCAAACACCACAGCTGCTAAGTGGGTTTCGCGTAATGTGGTGGCTCATTACCCTGCCACTAACATAACATCTATCTGTGTTGGTTCTGAGGTTTTAACCGCCCTCCCCAATGCGGCAAAAGTGCTTGTCAGTGCCCTTAAATTCATTCATTCGGCCCTTCTGGCGTCAAATATTGATCACCAAATTAAAGTTTCAACACCCCTTTCCTCTTCCATGATCCTTGACTCTTTTCCACCTTCACAAGCCTTCTTCAACCGCTCGCTGAATCCAGTCTTGGTTCCAATGTTTGATTTCTTGCAAACCACTGGCTCTTTTCTAATGCTTAACACCTACCCTTACTATGATTATATGAAGTCAGATGGTGTGTTCCCGTTGGACTATGCACTCTTCAAACCCCTCCCTCCAAACAAAGAAGTCATTGATTCTAATACTCTTCTCCACTACTCCAACGTGTTTGATTCTGTGATTGATGCAGCATACTTTGCCATGGCTTTTCTCAACTACACTAACATTCCTGTGGTAGTGAGTGAAACAGGTTGGCCCTCAAAAGGTGACTCTAATGAACCAGATGCAACAGTAGAAAATGCCAACACTTATAACAGCAATTTGATCAAGCATGTGCTTAACGTAACTGGAACTCCCAAACACCCCGGCATTGGTGTTAGTACTTACATCTATGAACTCTACAATGAGGATGCAAAGGCAGGTTCATTGTCTGAGAAGAACTGGGGTTTGTTTGACGCAAATGGGAAACCTATTTATGTTTTACGGTTAACAGAATCAGGAGGAGTGCTGGCAAATGACACCACCAATCAAACTTACTGTGTTGCAAAAGATGGTGCCGATCCCAAGATGCTGCAAGCTGGAATAGATTGGGCATGTGGACCTGGCAAGGTGGATTGCTCTCCTTTGCTGCAGGGACAACTATGTTATGAACCAGACAACGTAGTTGCACACGCAAATTATGCTTTTGACACTTACTATCATCAGATGGGAAAGTCTCCTCAGGCTTGTGATTTCAATGACATGGCTACAATCTCCACCACCAATCCTA GTCATGGATCCTGTGTGTTTCCAGGAAG TCTTGGCAAAAATGGCACCTTCCCTAACGTCACATTATCATCGATGAATTCCACAAATTCAGATTCTTCTGCCTGGAATATACATCATGGTGAATTAGGAATCAGAAACCCTGTAATGATGATAGTAGTTCTGCTCATGGGAGTGGTTTGGCTATAA